The following are from one region of the Populus trichocarpa isolate Nisqually-1 chromosome 8, P.trichocarpa_v4.1, whole genome shotgun sequence genome:
- the LOC7473211 gene encoding uncharacterized protein LOC7473211 — MERGQIFNKVMKVEIPSETERMSSGGTKFTSGLQRQSSATKSNCLCSPTSHAGSFRCRLHRAPSLQRTKSIDSASLRDSETKINTTADGASNLNTIEAQ; from the coding sequence ATGGAGAGAGGGCAGATATTCAACAAGGTCATGAAGGTAGAGATTCCATCAGAGACTGAAAGAATGTCGAGTGGTGGCACAAAGTTTACTTCTGGGCTTCAAAGACAGTCAAGCGCTACAAAGAGCAATTGCCTATGCTCTCCAACCTCCCATGCTGGTTCTTTCCGGTGCAGGTTACACCGTGCCCCGAGCCTTCAAAGAACCAAAAGCATTGACTCTGCTTCTCTTCGAGACTCTGAAACTAAGATCAATACGACAGCTGATGGTGCTAGCAATTTAAACACAATTGAGGCCCAGTAA